One Rhizobiales bacterium GAS188 DNA window includes the following coding sequences:
- a CDS encoding Uncharacterized membrane protein — METKNEPRAQSQPRPELAAPVFPSTPSEFITLLAHYHRAEIARMAGWRDRIDHTTNWAITVAGAMLSVSLSTPSAHHGVVIFAMVLVLLLLVIESRRYRFFDVYRNRVRRLERNYFAQVLSPEIEPEKGWTQALGEDLRRPRFGISLSQAMSRRLRRNYCWLFLILLLAWLLKITSAKLQPGAGQDELGFSLPAWFDNAAIGPLPGWLVVPAVAIFYGWVTYIAFRHYKEEGELAYGDVHV; from the coding sequence ATGGAAACGAAGAACGAGCCGCGCGCGCAGTCGCAGCCACGTCCGGAGCTTGCGGCACCGGTCTTTCCAAGCACGCCGTCCGAATTCATCACGCTGCTGGCGCATTATCATCGCGCCGAGATCGCCCGCATGGCCGGCTGGCGAGACCGCATCGATCACACCACCAACTGGGCGATCACGGTCGCCGGCGCCATGCTGTCGGTGTCGCTCTCGACGCCGAGCGCACATCATGGCGTCGTGATCTTTGCCATGGTCCTCGTGCTGCTCCTGCTGGTGATCGAATCGCGTCGCTATCGCTTCTTCGACGTCTATCGCAACCGCGTCCGCCGGCTCGAACGCAATTATTTTGCGCAAGTCCTGTCGCCTGAAATCGAGCCCGAGAAGGGCTGGACACAAGCCTTGGGGGAGGATCTGCGGCGGCCTCGCTTCGGCATCAGCCTGAGCCAGGCCATGTCGCGGCGCCTGCGGCGCAATTATTGCTGGCTCTTCCTGATCCTGTTGCTGGCCTGGCTGTTGAAGATCACTTCGGCCAAGCTGCAGCCGGGGGCCGGCCAGGACGAGCTCGGCTTTTCGCTGCCCGCTTGGTTCGACAATGCCGCGATCGGCCCGCTGCCCGGCTGGCTCGTGGTTCCGGCCGTCGCCATCTTCTATGGCTGGGTGACCTATATCGCCTTCCGCCACTACAAGGAGGAGGGCGAGCTCGCCTATGGCGACGTGCATGTGTGA
- a CDS encoding homoserine O-acetyltransferase gives MSWKQETGEFRLGEFTVAKGGAIDDAKLVWQSHGTLNAARDNLILYPSSYSAQHQDMSWLIGPDGILDPTSWFIVSANMFSNGLSSSAADTPNYPPLVTVADNVVAQHRLVTEHFGVERLAAVYGFSMGAMQAYHWAALFPAMVARAIVVCGSARTAPHNKVFLSGLLRTLEAAPEHQGGGRFASEPRLAVKAFGHIYAGWGLSQDFYRADLHRTALGAPDLETFIKTDWADRFAQRRAANLYAQALAWYHGDISDNALYAGDLPRALGAIRAKVLLMPSETDLYFRVADNEAELKHLKTGALKVIPSVWGHRAGNPSTNAADAAFLKGAVRDWLAK, from the coding sequence ATGAGCTGGAAGCAGGAAACGGGCGAATTCAGGCTTGGCGAATTCACGGTCGCGAAAGGCGGCGCGATCGACGACGCGAAGCTCGTCTGGCAGAGCCACGGCACGCTGAATGCCGCGCGCGACAACCTCATCCTCTATCCCAGCAGCTACAGCGCCCAGCATCAGGACATGTCCTGGCTGATCGGCCCTGACGGCATCCTCGACCCGACAAGCTGGTTCATCGTCAGCGCGAACATGTTCTCGAACGGGCTCTCCTCGAGTGCCGCCGACACGCCGAATTATCCGCCGCTGGTCACGGTCGCCGACAATGTCGTGGCGCAGCATCGGCTGGTGACGGAGCATTTCGGCGTCGAGCGGCTTGCCGCCGTCTACGGCTTCTCGATGGGTGCCATGCAGGCCTACCATTGGGCGGCGTTGTTCCCCGCAATGGTCGCGCGCGCCATCGTCGTCTGCGGCAGCGCCCGGACGGCGCCGCACAACAAGGTCTTCCTGTCCGGGCTGTTGCGCACCCTCGAGGCCGCGCCCGAGCATCAGGGCGGGGGGCGCTTTGCGAGCGAACCGAGGCTCGCCGTGAAGGCCTTCGGCCATATCTATGCCGGCTGGGGCCTGAGCCAGGATTTCTACCGCGCCGATCTGCACCGCACGGCCTTGGGAGCTCCAGACCTCGAAACCTTCATCAAGACCGATTGGGCCGATCGCTTCGCTCAGCGCCGCGCCGCCAATCTCTATGCGCAGGCGCTCGCCTGGTATCACGGCGACATCAGCGACAACGCGCTCTACGCGGGCGATCTGCCCCGCGCGCTCGGCGCCATCAGGGCGAAAGTCCTGCTTATGCCCAGCGAGACGGATCTCTATTTCCGGGTGGCCGACAATGAAGCCGAGCTGAAGCATCTGAAGACTGGGGCTCTGAAGGTGATCCCGAGCGTCTGGGGCCACCGCGCCGGCAATCCCAGCACCAATGCGGCGGATGCCGCGTTCCTCAAAGGTGCCGTGCGCGACTGGCTGGCGAAGTAG